The Brevinematales bacterium genome contains a region encoding:
- a CDS encoding ABC transporter ATP-binding protein: MNKLNVLGIHISYNKNEEIITNFSLSATSGDIILIEGRNGIGKTSLLKSIAGIIKPQKGTITINNKDIFSIPLNKRKGLVVFAQQSPHYSSPIKVIEFLEMALHNNNTYTNRRRMLKYINLLQIQEILNKPLNLLSEGQKKIALLCRTFIQGSSVILLDEPDAFLDSYNQNLISNSILEITREGKIVILVSHNKSFYSKLYTRKVSILSSSEFLFESVDSELEFKFNTKEVMSL, encoded by the coding sequence ATGAATAAATTGAATGTATTAGGAATTCACATATCATATAACAAAAATGAAGAAATAATAACAAATTTTTCACTTTCAGCAACTTCAGGAGACATAATTCTCATAGAAGGTAGAAATGGTATCGGTAAAACGAGTCTTCTAAAATCAATAGCAGGAATAATAAAACCTCAAAAAGGTACTATAACAATAAACAACAAAGATATATTCTCTATTCCTCTAAACAAAAGAAAAGGTCTAGTAGTATTTGCCCAACAATCTCCACACTATTCTTCACCAATCAAAGTAATAGAATTTCTTGAAATGGCACTACACAATAATAATACATACACAAACAGAAGAAGAATGTTAAAGTACATAAATCTACTCCAAATCCAAGAAATCCTCAACAAACCACTTAACTTACTAAGTGAAGGCCAGAAAAAAATTGCTTTGTTGTGTAGAACATTCATCCAAGGCAGTAGTGTTATACTTTTAGATGAACCTGATGCTTTTTTGGATAGTTATAATCAAAATTTGATTTCAAATTCAATATTAGAAATTACTAGAGAAGGTAAAATAGTAATACTTGTATCACATAACAAGTCATTCTATTCAAAACTGTATACCCGAAAGGTATCTATACTCTCCTCATCGGAATTCTTGTTTGAATCTGTCGATTCAGAATTAGAGTTTAAATTTAATACAAAAGAAGTTATGTCTTTATAA